A single genomic interval of Antarcticibacterium arcticum harbors:
- a CDS encoding glycosyltransferase family 2 protein, which yields MEASILIVSRNRKRELEKTLGILECYINKDCHEIRVFLDGCSDGSEELEKQFPSVYWYNSKMVLGASVARSILYEKAIGKFLFGFDDDAHPLQRDFIKMTSDLFKKNKNLGIISFREIKGVFKNDEEIPEDMLTEREDYFSNEFLGCGFAMKKQVYDKTRGFPVWIDIYGEEVCLAWETLIKGYSIMISNHIMVNHRVDQQKRKTSGAGYFRFGKQLKNTTFFYLVYYPFPLLIKKILRLWYHNFSKYALRDRKFLKEYFLALGQTAGNFKRILKFRRPVTKKELLKIKTLKNPGY from the coding sequence ATGGAAGCTTCGATTCTCATAGTATCCAGAAACAGAAAAAGAGAACTTGAAAAAACCTTAGGCATTCTGGAATGCTACATCAATAAAGATTGTCATGAAATAAGGGTGTTTTTAGATGGTTGCTCAGATGGATCGGAAGAGTTAGAAAAACAATTCCCAAGTGTATACTGGTACAATTCAAAAATGGTTTTAGGAGCCTCTGTAGCAAGGAGTATTTTATATGAAAAGGCCATTGGGAAGTTCCTGTTTGGGTTTGATGATGATGCTCATCCGCTTCAAAGGGATTTTATCAAAATGACATCAGATTTATTTAAAAAAAATAAAAACCTCGGAATAATTTCTTTCAGAGAAATAAAAGGAGTTTTTAAAAATGATGAGGAAATTCCCGAGGATATGCTAACCGAAAGGGAAGACTATTTCAGCAATGAATTTTTGGGTTGTGGCTTCGCCATGAAAAAGCAAGTATACGATAAGACCCGTGGATTTCCGGTTTGGATTGATATTTATGGGGAGGAAGTCTGCCTCGCTTGGGAAACCCTTATTAAAGGATATTCTATAATGATTTCAAACCACATAATGGTTAACCATAGGGTGGACCAACAGAAAAGAAAAACATCAGGAGCTGGCTACTTCCGGTTTGGAAAGCAATTAAAAAACACCACGTTTTTTTATCTGGTCTATTATCCTTTCCCTCTGTTAATCAAAAAAATATTAAGGTTATGGTATCATAATTTTAGTAAATATGCTCTTAGAGATAGAAAATTCTTAAAAGAGTATTTCTTAGCCTTGGGACAAACAGCAGGTAATTTTAAGAGGATATTGAAATTTAGACGGCCTGTTACTAAAAAGGAACTTTTAAAAATAAAAACACTGAAGAATCCCGGATATTAA
- a CDS encoding glycosyltransferase family 2 protein — protein sequence MSNIPLVSIIIPTFNRAHLILETIESILNQSFNNWECIVVDDSSTDGTEELLWEYFQKDKRLQFHKRPENFKKGANSCRNYGFEQSTGEYLIWFDSDDLMTPDHIAVKVDVITNAKKDFVVAQTANFKDGILMKPYKYDQKEYGIKASDFILSKIHWYTYDILLTRLIAQKLRWNEEMKSWQDYNYFCKMLLETENGSYIEKVVTHRRLHSQSIQSNLTRTIKDFNQELLENRLLTFYDIQVSIDTFTRMELVNGMMNLCYEIGKSGRFSMHCGEVSKIVKKEMSLKSSFLFLLSILVVSIFGRGYILLSMAKRK from the coding sequence ATGTCAAATATTCCACTTGTTTCTATAATCATCCCTACTTTCAACAGGGCTCATTTAATTTTGGAAACAATTGAATCGATTCTAAACCAATCTTTCAATAATTGGGAATGCATAGTTGTAGATGATTCTTCCACAGATGGGACAGAGGAATTATTATGGGAGTATTTTCAAAAGGATAAGCGGTTACAATTTCACAAAAGACCGGAAAACTTTAAAAAGGGGGCGAATTCATGCCGTAATTATGGTTTTGAACAGAGTACTGGAGAATATTTAATTTGGTTTGATAGTGATGATCTAATGACACCAGATCATATTGCGGTTAAAGTGGATGTTATTACGAACGCTAAAAAGGATTTTGTGGTTGCACAGACTGCCAATTTTAAAGATGGGATATTAATGAAGCCTTACAAATATGACCAAAAAGAATATGGTATTAAGGCATCAGATTTTATTTTATCAAAAATACACTGGTATACATATGACATACTTTTAACCCGTCTTATAGCTCAAAAATTAAGGTGGAATGAGGAGATGAAATCCTGGCAGGATTATAATTATTTCTGCAAAATGTTATTGGAAACTGAAAATGGATCCTATATTGAAAAAGTAGTTACTCACCGAAGACTTCATTCCCAAAGTATACAAAGCAATTTAACAAGAACCATTAAAGATTTTAATCAAGAATTATTGGAAAATCGACTGTTAACATTTTATGATATTCAGGTTTCAATTGACACGTTTACAAGAATGGAACTTGTAAATGGGATGATGAATTTATGTTATGAAATTGGAAAAAGTGGGAGGTTTTCGATGCATTGCGGTGAGGTATCAAAAATCGTTAAAAAAGAAATGAGTTTGAAGTCATCATTTTTATTTCTTTTATCCATCTTGGTAGTATCTATTTTTGGGAGGGGTTATATTTTATTAAGCATGGCAAAAAGAAAATAA
- a CDS encoding glycosyltransferase family 2 protein gives MDQLPQVSIIIPTFNRENFVQDTLNSVKAQTFEDWECIIVDDGSTDGSALLIHSLIEKDQRFQYYKRPEIYPKGASSCRNYGFNLSNGKYIQWLDDDDLLSTNKLELQWLELENQKNSKIFSTCGWDLIWQGKQFQLKNFMKDQVSIDPKDFYQEISKQQAFVPLHAYLTPRELIRAAGEWNSRLSVNDDAEFFTRILLNADKLINTKGCHVLYREHEVGRISRKSDETALNSLMLSFRLIHSYLTAFGVEGKPYFKWKLLKAFYKYHDTYPAILREHKDFFLENGINLNWRIYYLIKHRIYGFLYPLYKNYL, from the coding sequence TTGGACCAGTTACCTCAAGTATCTATTATTATCCCAACCTTTAATAGGGAGAATTTTGTGCAGGATACATTAAATTCTGTAAAGGCACAAACTTTTGAAGATTGGGAGTGTATTATTGTAGATGACGGTAGTACAGACGGATCAGCATTACTTATACACAGTTTAATAGAAAAAGACCAACGCTTTCAATATTACAAAAGACCTGAAATATATCCAAAGGGGGCCTCTTCCTGCAGGAATTATGGCTTTAATCTTAGTAATGGAAAATACATTCAGTGGTTAGACGATGATGATTTGCTTTCCACTAACAAACTTGAACTGCAATGGTTAGAATTGGAAAATCAGAAAAATTCAAAGATCTTTTCAACTTGCGGATGGGATTTGATTTGGCAGGGTAAACAGTTCCAGTTAAAAAATTTTATGAAGGATCAGGTTTCTATCGATCCAAAAGATTTCTATCAGGAAATTAGTAAACAACAGGCCTTTGTTCCACTACATGCTTATTTAACTCCTCGCGAGTTAATTCGGGCTGCTGGGGAATGGAATTCCCGCCTTAGTGTGAATGACGATGCCGAATTCTTTACTAGGATTTTATTAAATGCCGATAAACTTATTAATACTAAAGGATGTCACGTACTTTACCGGGAGCATGAAGTGGGCAGAATCAGTAGAAAAAGTGACGAAACGGCATTGAATTCTTTGATGCTTAGTTTTAGATTAATTCATTCTTATTTGACCGCTTTTGGAGTAGAGGGTAAACCATATTTTAAATGGAAATTATTAAAGGCTTTTTATAAATACCATGATACATATCCCGCTATTCTTAGGGAGCATAAAGATTTCTTTTTGGAAAACGGGATTAATTTAAATTGGAGAATCTACTATCTAATCAAACATAGGATTTATGGATTTCTATATCCACTTTATAAAAACTACCTCTAA
- the wecB gene encoding non-hydrolyzing UDP-N-acetylglucosamine 2-epimerase: MNLLICFGTRPEAIKMAPVIHELKKRNIPFNVCVTAQHREMLDQVLDFFDITPDFDLDLMKSAQTLNGLCAAIFSKIDEVFDKVQPDIVLVHGDTTTASVITQAAFHRQIKVGHVEAGLRTYNKMSPFPEEINRQIIGKIADFHFAPTLKAKGNLMKEQISEENILVTGNSVVDALQWAGKKMENLSLSKEVEALKLRFNPEKKLILVTGHRRENFGKGLEEICEALLEIALNKDVEIVYPVHLNPNVVSTVEKMLSQQTNIHLISPVAYPTMLWLMKRSSLIISDSGGIQEEAPTIGKPVLVTRMISERMEGVEAGCAVISGTSKTVIVAEVNSFLKDPPDFTGKENPYGDGRAAGRIVDFLIAQGHS, encoded by the coding sequence TTGAATTTACTTATTTGTTTTGGTACTCGACCTGAAGCCATAAAAATGGCACCCGTAATTCATGAATTAAAAAAAAGGAATATTCCTTTTAATGTTTGTGTAACAGCACAGCATCGGGAAATGTTGGATCAGGTACTGGATTTTTTTGACATCACACCCGATTTTGACCTGGATCTAATGAAATCAGCGCAAACTCTTAATGGCCTATGCGCGGCTATTTTTAGCAAGATTGATGAAGTGTTTGATAAAGTACAGCCGGATATAGTTCTTGTGCACGGAGATACAACTACAGCTTCAGTAATTACCCAAGCAGCTTTTCATCGCCAGATAAAAGTGGGGCATGTAGAGGCAGGCCTTAGAACATATAATAAAATGTCTCCCTTTCCTGAGGAAATAAACCGGCAGATTATAGGAAAGATAGCCGACTTCCATTTTGCGCCCACACTTAAGGCAAAAGGAAATTTAATGAAGGAGCAGATCTCAGAGGAAAATATATTGGTAACGGGTAATTCTGTGGTGGATGCATTACAATGGGCCGGTAAAAAAATGGAAAATCTGTCATTATCGAAAGAGGTAGAAGCTCTTAAGTTAAGATTCAATCCAGAGAAAAAATTAATTTTGGTTACAGGCCATCGTAGGGAGAATTTTGGTAAAGGTCTTGAAGAAATATGTGAAGCATTGTTAGAAATTGCTTTAAATAAAGATGTTGAAATTGTCTATCCGGTGCACCTTAATCCCAATGTAGTTTCTACTGTTGAAAAAATGCTGAGCCAGCAAACTAATATTCACCTCATTTCTCCAGTGGCCTATCCCACGATGTTATGGTTAATGAAAAGATCCTCTTTAATTATTTCAGATTCAGGCGGTATCCAGGAGGAAGCACCAACTATTGGCAAACCGGTACTGGTTACAAGAATGATATCGGAAAGAATGGAAGGGGTGGAAGCCGGTTGTGCGGTTATTTCAGGAACCAGTAAAACTGTAATTGTTGCAGAAGTTAATAGCTTTTTAAAGGATCCACCTGATTTTACCGGTAAGGAAAACCCTTATGGAGATGGAAGGGCCGCTGGACGGATCGTTGATTTTTTGATAGCTCAAGGACATTCTTAG
- a CDS encoding glycosyltransferase family 2 protein, which produces MTNPLISVILPVYNREKYIEDAINSILDQSLDNFELIIIDDGSVDGTVSKIRTYTDNRIKFFQNQKNRGVAFSRNIGIKKARGTFIALMDSDDISKSQRFAKQVNIFNNNPDISICGSWMEAFFSGKLIKQPELDNQIKAQLFFNCSINNNSVMYRRKALQNLFFDKNFEHGEDYEFWIRASWKRKFYNIQESLVRYRYHDGQLTQIFKNEQEKIGVNLRLALFKKINYSQEKYPDEILTKFLEFRNYFTLGEMQLFLTWLDHLRMKNLESAIYPAEEFSKVIDRFRKEIIFKVFLTNKNKEITKGWRIKALKYLHPSEIIEIVKSKLKLRIKRV; this is translated from the coding sequence ATGACAAATCCATTAATATCTGTAATTCTTCCGGTTTATAACAGGGAAAAATATATAGAGGATGCAATAAATAGCATTTTGGACCAAAGTTTAGATAATTTTGAATTGATAATTATAGATGATGGATCAGTAGATGGGACAGTTTCCAAAATCAGGACTTATACTGATAATAGAATTAAATTTTTTCAAAATCAAAAAAACCGTGGAGTGGCCTTCTCAAGAAATATTGGAATAAAGAAAGCCAGGGGAACTTTTATTGCCTTAATGGATAGCGATGATATTTCTAAATCTCAAAGATTTGCTAAACAAGTAAATATTTTCAATAATAATCCTGATATATCTATATGTGGAAGTTGGATGGAAGCTTTTTTCTCCGGAAAATTAATTAAACAACCTGAACTTGATAATCAAATTAAAGCGCAGTTATTTTTTAATTGTTCCATAAATAATAATTCGGTTATGTATAGAAGGAAAGCTTTACAAAATTTATTTTTTGATAAAAATTTTGAACACGGAGAGGATTATGAGTTTTGGATTAGAGCAAGCTGGAAAAGGAAATTCTATAATATTCAGGAATCCTTAGTTCGATACCGATATCATGACGGGCAATTAACACAGATTTTTAAAAATGAACAAGAAAAAATTGGGGTGAACCTTAGACTTGCTCTTTTCAAAAAAATTAATTATTCTCAGGAAAAATATCCTGATGAAATACTTACAAAATTCCTTGAATTCAGGAATTATTTTACGCTGGGAGAAATGCAATTATTTTTAACTTGGTTAGATCATCTCAGGATGAAAAATTTAGAATCAGCGATTTATCCTGCTGAAGAGTTTTCAAAGGTTATTGATAGATTCAGAAAGGAAATAATCTTTAAAGTTTTCCTGACAAATAAGAATAAAGAAATTACAAAAGGTTGGAGAATTAAAGCTTTAAAATATTTACACCCTTCTGAAATCATTGAAATCGTCAAATCGAAGCTGAAACTGAGGATTAAGAGGGTGTAA
- a CDS encoding beta-1,6-N-acetylglucosaminyltransferase, producing MNINYIILAHKNPIQVKRLVYRLNEEWVSFYIHIDVNFNIDDYKSELDQVNNVTFLEGEEREKGTWGDIGIVRATINAMKLIKNNNRNGYTVLLSGQDYPLQGNLNILNFLKNNPEFGYINLFSLPHQGWHMEGLNRINRYKINKSERRGHFLQLTSIFEEDFYSLKTFGHLNFLRKAGKFKKAKLIFKKRRFPKYLKPYGGGQWWALPFGMLEYILAFLDQYPNYLNYHVYTLLPDEIFFHSILGSSKFSDKIQPAITFVNWEREQGPLPVTFTKSDFSELINQSNKKLFARKFDIDLDQEILDLIDENLQS from the coding sequence TTGAATATTAATTATATCATTTTAGCTCATAAAAACCCAATACAGGTTAAAAGACTTGTTTATAGGTTAAACGAAGAATGGGTAAGTTTTTATATACATATTGATGTCAACTTTAATATAGATGATTATAAAAGTGAATTGGATCAAGTAAATAATGTGACTTTTCTGGAGGGAGAGGAAAGAGAAAAGGGAACCTGGGGAGACATAGGAATTGTTAGGGCAACCATTAATGCGATGAAATTAATTAAAAATAATAACAGAAACGGCTATACAGTTTTATTGAGTGGGCAGGATTACCCTCTACAAGGCAATTTAAATATTCTGAACTTTTTGAAGAATAATCCAGAATTTGGATACATTAATTTATTTTCCCTTCCTCACCAGGGTTGGCATATGGAAGGACTTAATAGAATCAACCGTTATAAAATCAATAAATCTGAAAGAAGAGGTCATTTTTTACAATTGACATCAATATTTGAGGAAGATTTTTATTCTCTAAAAACCTTTGGACACTTAAACTTTTTACGTAAAGCTGGAAAATTTAAAAAAGCAAAATTAATTTTTAAAAAAAGAAGATTTCCAAAATACCTTAAACCATATGGAGGTGGACAATGGTGGGCCCTACCTTTTGGGATGCTGGAATATATCCTTGCATTCCTCGATCAATATCCAAATTATTTAAATTATCATGTTTATACACTATTACCGGACGAAATTTTCTTCCATAGCATCCTAGGATCATCGAAGTTTAGTGATAAGATTCAGCCTGCTATTACTTTTGTGAATTGGGAGCGCGAACAAGGACCTCTTCCGGTAACTTTCACTAAAAGCGATTTTAGTGAATTAATAAACCAGTCTAACAAAAAACTCTTTGCAAGAAAATTTGACATTGACTTAGATCAGGAAATTTTGGACCTAATTGACGAAAACTTACAGTCTTAA
- a CDS encoding glycosyltransferase family 4 protein, translating to MKTIIFKIQEFPHLSETFIISQVIIAIKIGLSVNLLVKKKLDIDSSSHRDLIEQYKIEQKIILEDYKIPANKFLKTLNASWLFLKNINRLSELRKFYLKKKKFSLSWIFEYDFYQKFKYADIIHVQYGTNIHPVDILKTSGSIKGKLIVSFHGHDVFFPINGYIPNNGYYNNLFKGDNLIVANTPYLANMIKELGCPEENLRVIPVGVDTEFFSTNHNNIFKQGKVIQLLSVGRLEEIKGHHLGIKAVDELIKRGYNICYNIIGYGTQYGALEKLISSLSLKGKVHLLGSRSQQEIREQYWISDIFLMTSIPFGEMRESQGIVSLEAQASGLPVVAFDSGGVKNTIQNHNTGFVCEESNLNEYIDAVEKLILNPNLRKRMSQEAPKFIETNFSLIEISKRWKNIYLNQN from the coding sequence ATGAAAACTATAATTTTTAAAATCCAAGAATTCCCCCATTTGTCTGAAACATTTATAATTTCACAGGTCATCATTGCCATTAAAATAGGTTTATCCGTGAATTTATTGGTCAAAAAAAAGCTTGATATAGATTCCAGTTCCCATAGGGATTTAATAGAACAATACAAAATAGAGCAAAAGATCATTTTAGAGGATTATAAGATTCCCGCCAATAAATTTTTAAAAACATTAAATGCAAGTTGGCTTTTTTTAAAAAATATAAACCGATTATCTGAACTTAGAAAATTTTATTTAAAAAAAAAGAAGTTTAGTCTATCCTGGATATTTGAATACGATTTTTATCAGAAATTTAAATATGCCGATATTATCCATGTACAATATGGTACCAATATTCATCCCGTAGATATTTTAAAAACCTCGGGATCCATTAAAGGAAAATTAATAGTTTCCTTTCATGGTCACGATGTTTTTTTTCCGATTAACGGTTATATTCCAAACAACGGTTATTATAATAACCTTTTTAAGGGTGATAATTTAATTGTGGCTAATACCCCGTATCTTGCTAATATGATAAAAGAATTAGGCTGTCCTGAAGAGAACTTGAGAGTCATACCAGTGGGAGTGGATACTGAATTTTTCTCTACAAATCATAATAATATTTTTAAACAAGGAAAAGTAATACAACTGCTATCCGTTGGAAGATTGGAGGAAATTAAAGGACACCATTTAGGCATAAAGGCTGTAGACGAATTAATTAAAAGGGGTTATAATATTTGCTATAATATTATTGGATACGGAACCCAATATGGGGCTCTTGAGAAATTAATCTCATCACTTTCTTTGAAGGGCAAGGTGCATTTATTGGGATCAAGATCTCAACAAGAAATAAGAGAACAATATTGGATATCAGATATATTTCTTATGACTTCCATACCTTTTGGTGAAATGAGGGAAAGTCAGGGGATTGTATCTTTAGAAGCTCAGGCCAGCGGTTTACCAGTAGTTGCCTTTGATTCTGGTGGTGTAAAAAATACTATTCAAAATCATAACACCGGATTTGTTTGTGAAGAGAGTAATCTAAACGAATATATTGATGCCGTGGAAAAATTAATTCTAAACCCAAATCTAAGGAAAAGAATGTCTCAGGAAGCTCCTAAATTTATAGAAACTAATTTTTCATTAATCGAAATTTCCAAGCGATGGAAAAATATTTATTTAAACCAGAACTAG
- a CDS encoding glycosyltransferase family 4 protein, translated as MKSSNKKRILVVAESIDAEDSSGSKANVALIWNLYKAGFEVLVYHYTRRTIHLEDIPCISIKENRNSSLFLLSRIQRKLQHTFKINLAKHLEPIFGFSFTFLNDSKSIAAALKKEIDFQPDIILTLSKGASFRPHHAFLQLPEFHQKWMAYIHDPYPFHYYPEPYEWSEPGYQQKIKFFKEVAAKCKWVGYPSFLLAEWMEEHYEDFKNKRVIIPHQLNRKRKHSVVLPRWFDPERFNILHAGNLMKQRNPFPLLNAFKKFLSKNPQANAEARLLLVGSASYHLPDLKKMAHKIDQLFVSDGYVAYDEVMKLQEVASVNIILESVAVISPFLPGKFPHCIAANKPILYLGPEKSEGKRLLGEDYPYRAEADDTERISEIIELLYKEWKTSSEPSIMNWEDLKYYLSKDHLKNELHKILQQ; from the coding sequence TTGAAGTCCTCGAATAAAAAAAGAATTTTAGTAGTAGCAGAATCTATAGATGCTGAAGACAGTAGCGGGTCCAAAGCCAATGTTGCCTTAATATGGAATTTATATAAAGCAGGGTTTGAAGTTCTGGTTTATCATTACACCAGAAGAACGATTCACCTTGAGGATATTCCGTGTATTTCCATTAAAGAAAACAGAAATAGTTCACTTTTTTTGCTGAGCCGGATCCAAAGGAAATTACAACACACTTTTAAGATAAATCTGGCAAAACATCTGGAACCAATTTTCGGGTTTTCCTTTACTTTTTTAAATGACTCTAAAAGTATAGCAGCGGCATTAAAGAAGGAAATTGATTTTCAGCCGGACATAATCCTTACGTTAAGTAAAGGAGCAAGTTTTCGCCCTCATCACGCCTTTTTGCAGTTGCCTGAATTTCACCAAAAATGGATGGCTTATATTCACGATCCTTATCCTTTTCACTATTATCCGGAACCTTATGAGTGGTCTGAACCAGGCTATCAGCAAAAAATTAAATTTTTTAAAGAGGTTGCGGCCAAATGCAAATGGGTGGGATACCCATCTTTCTTATTGGCAGAGTGGATGGAAGAACATTATGAGGATTTCAAAAACAAAAGGGTGATCATCCCGCACCAGTTAAATAGGAAAAGAAAGCATTCGGTTGTTTTACCCCGCTGGTTTGATCCGGAAAGGTTCAATATATTACACGCGGGCAATTTAATGAAGCAAAGAAATCCATTCCCATTATTAAATGCTTTTAAAAAATTTCTTTCAAAAAATCCCCAGGCAAATGCAGAAGCTCGTTTATTATTGGTAGGAAGCGCTTCATATCATCTCCCCGATTTAAAAAAAATGGCGCATAAAATAGATCAATTATTTGTAAGTGACGGATATGTGGCCTATGACGAGGTTATGAAGCTGCAGGAGGTGGCTTCTGTAAATATTATTTTGGAATCTGTTGCTGTAATAAGTCCATTCCTGCCTGGAAAGTTCCCGCATTGCATAGCGGCCAATAAACCAATTCTATATCTTGGACCCGAAAAAAGTGAAGGAAAACGTTTATTAGGTGAGGACTATCCTTATCGGGCAGAAGCTGATGATACGGAAAGAATTTCTGAGATTATTGAATTACTTTATAAAGAGTGGAAAACGAGTTCAGAACCATCAATAATGAATTGGGAAGACCTTAAGTATTATCTTTCGAAAGATCATTTAAAAAATGAACTCCATAAAATCCTTCAGCAATAA
- a CDS encoding glycosyltransferase family 2 protein: MIISPKIIILLSTYNRSELIWETLNSILEQTYTNWECVIVDDHSVDETKDVVERYVKKDHRFSYYLKTNLYKKGLSGSRNYGLDIARDRNASFIQFFDDDDLMHPKKLELQMLPLIENFQLNFSVCKFEKIVFKNGDSTIIKPEQQLVFPHLGDAILTGKMKMNSLGPLWRSEFINKYRFDENFDYAEEWELYTRIGYAFPENYAPVDEYLFQYRKHSQTLTLQEDKNYLKRKTSAVIRIKILDFLTDNGLHTKTSILFLANTFLVYSYTPHLVQKLLIYVQQNEGFSRKMSLFLKIGLALGKFYRKLISKLGKCI, translated from the coding sequence ATGATAATTAGTCCCAAAATAATTATATTGCTTTCTACTTACAATAGGTCCGAGCTGATATGGGAAACTCTAAACTCAATATTAGAGCAAACATATACCAATTGGGAATGCGTAATTGTTGATGATCATTCCGTTGATGAGACCAAAGATGTTGTCGAAAGGTATGTTAAGAAGGACCATCGGTTTTCCTATTATTTAAAGACGAATCTTTATAAAAAAGGATTATCTGGATCCAGGAATTATGGATTAGACATTGCCAGGGATAGAAATGCTTCCTTTATTCAATTTTTTGATGATGATGATCTAATGCATCCTAAAAAATTAGAATTGCAAATGCTTCCCCTTATAGAAAACTTTCAACTTAATTTTTCAGTATGTAAATTTGAAAAAATAGTATTCAAAAATGGAGATTCCACCATAATAAAACCTGAACAACAACTCGTTTTTCCCCATTTAGGAGATGCGATTTTAACTGGAAAAATGAAAATGAATAGCTTGGGGCCTTTATGGAGAAGTGAATTTATTAACAAATATCGTTTTGATGAAAATTTTGATTATGCTGAAGAATGGGAATTATATACAAGGATAGGGTATGCCTTTCCTGAAAATTATGCGCCTGTAGATGAATACTTATTCCAGTATCGCAAACATTCCCAAACTTTAACATTACAGGAGGATAAAAATTATTTGAAGCGAAAAACATCGGCTGTAATAAGAATTAAGATCCTGGATTTTCTCACTGATAATGGGTTACATACAAAGACCAGTATTTTGTTTTTGGCCAATACCTTTTTAGTTTATTCTTATACCCCTCATCTAGTGCAAAAATTGTTAATTTACGTGCAGCAGAACGAAGGGTTTTCAAGGAAGATGTCCTTATTTTTAAAAATAGGTTTGGCTTTGGGAAAATTCTATAGAAAACTTATTTCTAAATTAGGAAAATGTATTTAA
- a CDS encoding glycosyltransferase, producing MVSIIIPCFNDAQYIEQAVASALAQTLQQKEIIVIDDGSNIETKAVLKNLEPKIDKLITQQNKGASAARNIGIENSKWDYIIVLDSDDYFDPSFAAKALEIISKDEQIKIVTCYANIFKEKEILKIIKPKEAELKDFLLYNCAIGNSIFRKRDFYNSGGYDEDMKDGYEDWEFYIRLLKNGGISKVIPEILFNYRQKKISNSSIARSKKYELLKYIYFKHKDLYLIHYESFVDHLVARLEVVEKTEQKILNSLEFRIGKFITNPFKMLRRRIKL from the coding sequence ATGGTATCAATTATAATCCCCTGTTTCAATGATGCCCAGTATATTGAGCAGGCTGTGGCTTCCGCATTAGCTCAAACTCTTCAACAAAAAGAAATTATTGTAATTGACGACGGATCTAATATTGAGACTAAAGCTGTATTAAAAAATCTTGAACCTAAAATAGATAAACTTATTACCCAACAAAATAAAGGAGCTAGTGCAGCACGAAATATAGGAATAGAAAATTCAAAATGGGATTACATTATTGTATTGGACAGTGATGATTATTTTGATCCAAGTTTTGCAGCTAAGGCTCTGGAAATAATTTCCAAAGATGAACAGATCAAAATAGTGACTTGTTATGCTAATATATTTAAGGAAAAAGAAATTCTGAAGATTATTAAACCAAAGGAGGCAGAATTAAAGGATTTTCTTCTGTATAATTGTGCTATTGGTAATTCGATTTTCAGAAAAAGGGATTTTTATAATTCCGGCGGTTATGATGAAGATATGAAGGATGGTTATGAAGACTGGGAGTTTTATATTCGATTATTAAAAAATGGAGGAATTTCAAAAGTAATCCCAGAGATTTTATTTAATTATCGACAAAAAAAAATATCTAATTCTTCTATTGCTAGATCTAAGAAATATGAGTTATTAAAATACATATATTTTAAACATAAAGACCTGTATTTGATTCATTATGAATCTTTCGTAGATCATTTGGTTGCCAGACTTGAGGTTGTAGAAAAAACTGAACAAAAAATCTTGAATAGCTTAGAATTTCGGATTGGCAAATTTATCACAAATCCTTTTAAAATGTTACGACGGCGTATCAAACTATGA